A region from the Chitinivibrionales bacterium genome encodes:
- a CDS encoding tetratricopeptide repeat protein — protein MYPQKLRNSIILIFFAAISAWPRISIALFPLNDKSGNQMNEWVSYAVPDLLFRSLSMLEGVQVWDPIFLFNADSVGWEMESDSLLQLHRQQWEWNIVAGGRYRVSGDTVALEFLFIDDGEERWDKKKITVRGNIRTFSYLCDKILKRFVEDIGLPASENAASYLKDSHASRNYQAYATYAAGYGFELTGEYPAALSAYYRAIDIDPSFSIARYRAARIHLLADNHVKALELLQNSGFTSSFDPLAKAWAAEFYIDNETPEKALGFTDKNRSVLEKTACGLKALGKAHLLEGAYDRAEAMLTRASAFGPSDLETEFLLATVFLSTGRFTRASEIFNHLIELQPRNMKYYSHLGGAFRRAGKLMESVQVLENALNIEPDNPSILISLAQTYSHLEWYEKAEQLLLHALEINPDLDVIHLNLGVLYWHLGKKEKAEKIFTQSTKSVKNTQLALNNRGNIHFLKGEIKKAIKCYRKADKAGKKSDIILSNMASAYLAVGNKKDAFACLEELIRLSPVNIDALDQLARIAEEQEKYKKAEEYYLEILQAMPHSEDAVTGLVGIYRKQERYDDAVAVVESYLNRYPGDKRLRLLLADIYSQRGWYEVAVAKYEEMIRDFPDDPQIKLRFGKSIYDGITYRENSNHDRAVYVLKSAAAGLPGNPEPDYLIGMIYMDKKYKALAVEHWNNALSKATDRRLIARIQDLIAKAQR, from the coding sequence ATGTATCCCCAAAAATTGCGAAACAGTATTATTCTCATATTTTTTGCCGCAATAAGTGCATGGCCTCGCATATCTATAGCACTATTCCCTTTGAATGATAAAAGTGGTAATCAGATGAATGAATGGGTCAGCTATGCTGTTCCTGATCTTCTTTTCAGGTCTTTAAGCATGCTGGAGGGGGTGCAGGTGTGGGATCCGATATTCCTTTTCAATGCTGATTCGGTGGGCTGGGAGATGGAATCGGATTCTCTTTTACAATTACACCGGCAGCAATGGGAATGGAATATCGTTGCTGGTGGACGGTATCGGGTTAGTGGTGATACCGTTGCGCTGGAATTCCTTTTTATCGATGATGGAGAGGAAAGATGGGATAAAAAAAAGATTACCGTGAGGGGTAATATCAGAACATTTTCTTATCTTTGCGATAAAATACTTAAAAGGTTTGTAGAGGATATTGGGCTTCCGGCATCAGAAAACGCTGCATCCTATCTGAAAGATTCTCATGCAAGCCGTAATTATCAGGCCTATGCAACCTATGCAGCAGGATACGGATTCGAACTCACAGGGGAGTACCCTGCTGCTCTATCGGCCTATTACCGGGCAATCGATATAGATCCATCCTTCTCAATAGCCCGTTATCGCGCAGCGCGCATACATCTTCTTGCCGATAATCACGTAAAAGCGCTCGAGCTGCTCCAAAATTCAGGATTTACATCATCATTCGATCCCCTTGCCAAGGCATGGGCTGCCGAATTTTATATCGACAATGAAACACCTGAAAAAGCACTTGGATTTACCGATAAAAACCGGAGTGTTCTTGAGAAAACCGCGTGTGGACTGAAAGCTCTGGGCAAAGCCCATCTTCTTGAAGGGGCCTATGACCGGGCGGAAGCAATGCTTACCAGGGCTTCAGCCTTCGGCCCGTCGGACCTGGAAACCGAGTTTTTACTGGCCACGGTTTTTCTTTCTACCGGACGGTTTACCAGGGCTTCAGAGATTTTCAACCATCTGATCGAACTCCAGCCCCGCAATATGAAATATTATTCCCATCTCGGTGGGGCATTTCGCCGGGCGGGCAAACTGATGGAGTCGGTTCAGGTTCTCGAGAATGCACTCAATATCGAACCGGATAATCCATCAATTCTGATCAGTCTTGCCCAAACCTATTCTCATCTGGAATGGTATGAAAAAGCGGAGCAACTGCTTTTGCATGCCCTTGAGATAAATCCTGATCTTGATGTTATCCATTTAAATCTCGGGGTACTCTATTGGCATCTCGGCAAAAAGGAGAAGGCCGAAAAAATATTTACCCAGTCGACAAAATCCGTAAAAAACACACAGCTGGCGCTTAATAACCGCGGAAATATCCATTTTCTCAAAGGTGAAATCAAAAAGGCAATCAAATGTTACCGTAAAGCGGATAAGGCCGGTAAAAAAAGTGATATTATCCTGTCGAATATGGCATCCGCCTATTTGGCGGTAGGGAACAAAAAGGATGCGTTTGCGTGCCTTGAAGAACTGATCCGCTTGTCTCCCGTCAATATCGACGCCCTCGATCAACTTGCCCGTATTGCCGAAGAACAGGAAAAATATAAAAAAGCCGAGGAGTATTATCTCGAAATTCTGCAAGCGATGCCTCATTCCGAAGATGCAGTGACCGGTCTTGTGGGTATTTACAGAAAACAGGAAAGGTATGATGATGCTGTTGCTGTTGTTGAATCCTACCTTAATCGGTATCCCGGAGACAAGCGTCTGCGGCTGCTTCTTGCAGATATCTATTCCCAACGGGGATGGTATGAAGTTGCTGTGGCAAAATATGAGGAGATGATACGGGATTTTCCCGACGATCCCCAAATCAAGTTACGGTTCGGTAAGAGCATATACGATGGTATTACTTATCGGGAAAACAGCAACCATGACCGGGCTGTTTACGTCCTAAAAAGCGCCGCCGCCGGCCTGCCCGGTAATCCTGAACCGGATTATCTGATCGGTATGATATACATGGACAAAAAGTACAAAGCTCTCGCTGTGGAACACTGGAACAACGCACTAAGCAAAGCAACCGACAGGCGGCTCATTGCCAGGATACAGGATTTGATAGCAAAGGCGCAGCGATGA
- a CDS encoding SUMF1/EgtB/PvdO family nonheme iron enzyme yields MNNSRFLISSLFYRGTLLVLLCSAFLFGRPDTVPTWLDTIPPEITISPKEKYHRTIFHVSLEADEVATIFMGINTRKKMKVYRRPVTITDDGKVTIYFRGEDDFGNASELDSMIYVLDRRLPQLKFQPEPGQYRKEIVIHLYSDEPVQYFFHRSEDDMPGKKIPDSLVVSRSLKGFFSVLDSAGNRTFSDMVHYTVDTTKIEVSASPPEGLYSQLQEINLSSTPTAEIYYSFDPSAPADWFDKYDKPVKLPYGLTVLRYFARTKSGVKSGIYHSKYVVDTIAPSVRFDYRQGPSIDTVVLSSREKANIWYTLEGTVPTEESIPYTGPITVKKVDRSTIRARAKDKAGNLSQPFEWERKYDKAPPVVTLSHPEGLYTKKLSVQISANEPANIYYTLDGMEPTTKSFLYREPLSITKEGTTVLRCRAVDRAGNRSEEVTATYTIDTKPPLVKARIEQNVQENIYTVTLYSNEPVRIHYETGSVTPGMSSPVYREKLTMRSGQVLRYFALDSAGNRSKVRVMKDLIRPIVSASPGGGIFNRQVRIGFITNMSSTIKWRLLPDTTFRAFRDSIELSRQGTHSIEYYSVTADGMRSPFHRNEYVLDWTSPQVNVTLRRGIGDSVSVFFECSENATIYYTTDGSSPLFSGTVKMAANKFLSSRDRISVMRDKEIRLTFYAEDIAGNQSALSIYDLSKPRVTPNVPSGPERVYNRFLSVSLNTLDDRSQIYYSRHGNRPTLDSTLYTAPITLLHSDTIVAFVMDASGFKGDLDTFIYHIDLPPSARFTTSPDTIYAGAPMMFNALSTTDPEAAPEELLFRWDYNGDGVFDTDFDAGPKNEFVFDRGGLYPVQLEVKDPSGRTGEIVRKIRVHELCPQGMRYVIDKNGRSFCIDRYEWPNIRKKVPQTGFTWIEAKMECINAGKRLCTAQEWESACRGASVTAYPYGSSHEEKRCPDKGRRLFKSGSFNRCGEGYGLSDMVGNAWEWVDSRRGDYPLMVGGSITDGKDAHCGAVSPGTVTTRSAHIGFRCCR; encoded by the coding sequence ATGAACAATAGCCGGTTTTTAATTTCTTCACTGTTTTATCGTGGGACACTTCTGGTGCTCCTTTGCAGCGCATTTTTGTTTGGCCGGCCCGACACAGTACCCACCTGGCTGGATACAATTCCTCCGGAAATAACGATATCGCCAAAAGAAAAATATCACCGCACGATTTTTCATGTATCGCTGGAAGCCGATGAGGTCGCTACCATTTTCATGGGCATTAATACCCGCAAAAAAATGAAGGTATACCGCCGTCCGGTGACAATTACCGATGATGGGAAAGTGACTATTTACTTTCGTGGAGAAGACGATTTTGGAAATGCCTCGGAACTGGATTCCATGATATATGTGCTGGACCGCCGTTTGCCGCAGCTGAAATTTCAGCCGGAGCCGGGGCAGTATCGAAAAGAGATTGTAATCCATCTTTATTCCGATGAACCGGTGCAGTATTTTTTCCACCGTTCCGAAGACGACATGCCGGGGAAAAAAATTCCCGATTCACTTGTCGTCTCTCGGAGTCTGAAGGGCTTTTTCAGTGTACTGGACAGTGCCGGAAACCGGACGTTCAGTGATATGGTACACTATACTGTCGACACAACGAAAATTGAGGTTTCAGCTTCGCCTCCCGAAGGCTTATATAGTCAATTACAGGAAATCAACCTTTCTTCGACCCCCACGGCGGAGATCTACTATTCCTTCGATCCGTCCGCTCCAGCCGACTGGTTTGACAAATACGATAAACCGGTAAAGCTTCCCTACGGACTGACCGTCCTCAGATACTTTGCACGCACAAAAAGCGGTGTGAAATCCGGGATCTATCACTCAAAATATGTCGTGGATACAATCGCCCCTTCGGTCAGGTTCGATTACCGTCAGGGACCATCGATAGACACCGTGGTTTTAAGTAGCCGTGAAAAGGCAAACATCTGGTATACCCTTGAGGGCACGGTGCCCACCGAAGAGAGCATTCCCTACACAGGCCCGATTACGGTTAAGAAAGTAGACCGGAGCACCATCCGGGCCAGAGCAAAAGACAAGGCAGGGAATCTGTCGCAACCCTTTGAGTGGGAGCGCAAGTATGATAAAGCTCCTCCTGTTGTTACTCTGTCACATCCGGAAGGCCTGTATACCAAAAAGCTTTCGGTTCAGATCAGCGCTAATGAACCGGCGAATATTTACTATACGCTGGATGGTATGGAGCCGACAACGAAGTCCTTTTTATATCGGGAGCCTCTTTCGATTACAAAGGAAGGAACGACTGTTCTCAGGTGTCGTGCAGTCGACAGAGCGGGAAACAGATCGGAGGAGGTTACTGCTACCTATACGATCGATACCAAACCGCCTCTTGTCAAAGCGCGGATCGAACAGAATGTACAAGAGAATATCTATACGGTAACGCTCTATTCCAACGAACCGGTACGGATTCATTATGAAACAGGTTCTGTAACGCCGGGGATGTCGTCGCCGGTGTATCGGGAGAAACTTACCATGCGCAGCGGACAGGTGCTTCGATATTTTGCCCTGGACAGTGCCGGGAACCGGAGTAAGGTCCGGGTGATGAAAGACCTGATTCGTCCGATCGTCTCCGCCTCACCGGGGGGAGGTATATTCAACAGGCAGGTCCGTATCGGTTTTATAACCAACATGAGTTCTACCATTAAATGGCGCCTGCTTCCCGATACCACTTTCCGCGCCTTCCGGGATTCCATAGAGCTTTCGCGCCAGGGGACACACTCGATAGAATATTATTCAGTTACCGCCGACGGTATGCGGAGTCCCTTTCACCGAAACGAGTATGTTCTCGACTGGACATCTCCCCAAGTCAACGTGACGCTACGCAGGGGGATCGGTGATTCGGTGTCGGTATTTTTCGAATGCAGTGAGAATGCAACAATATATTACACAACCGATGGTTCGAGTCCTCTTTTCAGCGGCACGGTCAAAATGGCCGCCAATAAATTTCTTTCATCCCGTGACCGGATCAGTGTGATGCGTGACAAAGAGATCCGGCTGACTTTTTATGCCGAAGACATTGCCGGTAACCAGAGTGCATTGTCGATATATGATCTTTCGAAACCCCGGGTAACTCCAAATGTTCCCTCAGGGCCCGAGAGGGTCTATAACCGGTTTCTTTCGGTATCGCTGAATACACTCGACGACCGTTCTCAAATCTATTACAGCCGTCACGGCAACAGGCCGACTCTCGACTCAACACTCTATACCGCGCCGATCACCCTTCTCCATTCCGATACAATTGTAGCATTCGTTATGGATGCATCCGGATTCAAGGGAGATCTCGATACGTTCATTTATCATATCGATCTACCTCCTTCTGCCCGGTTTACTACTTCTCCGGACACCATATATGCCGGCGCTCCTATGATGTTTAATGCCCTTTCGACGACGGATCCCGAAGCTGCTCCTGAAGAACTGCTGTTCCGGTGGGATTACAATGGAGACGGTGTTTTTGATACTGATTTCGATGCCGGACCGAAAAATGAGTTTGTCTTTGATCGGGGCGGCCTCTATCCGGTCCAGCTTGAGGTTAAGGATCCTTCAGGCCGTACCGGAGAAATCGTTCGAAAGATCCGGGTTCATGAATTATGTCCTCAGGGAATGCGGTATGTTATCGACAAAAATGGTCGCAGCTTCTGTATCGATAGGTATGAATGGCCGAATATCCGGAAGAAGGTTCCACAGACCGGCTTTACATGGATAGAGGCAAAAATGGAGTGTATCAATGCAGGAAAGCGGCTCTGCACTGCCCAAGAATGGGAGAGTGCATGCCGGGGAGCAAGCGTAACTGCCTATCCCTATGGTTCTTCCCATGAAGAGAAGCGATGCCCCGACAAGGGGAGGAGGCTTTTCAAATCAGGGTCTTTTAATCGATGTGGTGAAGGGTATGGGCTTTCGGACATGGTTGGTAATGCCTGGGAATGGGTCGATTCCAGACGGGGCGATTATCCTCTTATGGTGGGCGGGTCGATTACGGACGGAAAGGATGCCCATTGCGGCGCCGTATCACCGGGAACAGTAACCACACGTTCGGCTCATATCGGATTCAGGTGTTGCAGATGA
- a CDS encoding type II secretion system protein GspE — translation MAQKISQILVDKNFLTKEQLLTALKYQSSNGGKLTEALIATDIIQSIEEIGAFLAKQFESQELELKDIELDSSVVEIVPLDIAQKYGIIAIDKTNKVLTVAISDPKNLFVLDAVKFLTGCNVKPIMAPVEGIKEAIKLNYATDDDDVEEILSDIKEEEFEVLEGQDDDDAVDDISAAISEAPVVKLVNHIIVEAVKKDASDIHLETYQKVFRMRYRIDGRLMTISSLPYRLRPAIISRIKIMADLDISERRLPQDGRIKIKIGINTVDIRVSTIPTIYGEKVVMRILDASNLVLDMEKLGIPSTSLTHIMEAIHSPFGMFLVTGPTGSGKTTTLYSALSLLNQPYVNIMTVEDPVEYNIDGINQVNVNSDIGLSFASALRSFLRQDPDIIMLGEIRDGETAEIAIKSALTGHLVFSTLHTNNSVATIARLIDMGVEPFLVASSVRIVIAQRLVRKICPDCKEPVETNNEELARILHIDMDQAKKITQFKGTGCPLCNGTGFRGRCGLYEVMPATRGLQDLIIDRAPPNVLKDQALKDGMKTLKDCAMEKLIKGETTVEEMLSAIEI, via the coding sequence ATGGCACAGAAAATCAGCCAGATCCTTGTTGATAAGAACTTTTTAACAAAAGAACAACTTCTTACGGCCCTTAAATATCAGAGTTCAAACGGCGGTAAATTGACCGAAGCCTTAATTGCCACCGATATCATTCAGAGTATCGAGGAAATAGGTGCCTTTCTGGCAAAACAGTTCGAATCTCAGGAACTCGAGTTGAAAGACATTGAGCTGGATTCTTCCGTAGTGGAGATTGTCCCTTTGGACATTGCTCAGAAATACGGCATCATTGCAATCGATAAAACAAACAAAGTACTCACCGTAGCGATTTCCGATCCTAAAAACCTTTTTGTTCTCGATGCGGTCAAGTTTCTGACCGGCTGTAATGTCAAACCGATCATGGCGCCCGTTGAAGGAATAAAAGAGGCAATCAAGCTCAATTATGCCACTGATGATGACGATGTTGAGGAAATTCTCAGCGATATCAAGGAAGAGGAATTTGAGGTTTTAGAGGGACAGGATGACGATGATGCAGTCGATGATATCAGCGCTGCTATTTCCGAAGCGCCTGTCGTAAAACTGGTGAACCATATTATTGTCGAAGCTGTTAAAAAGGATGCCAGTGACATCCATCTTGAAACCTATCAGAAAGTGTTCAGGATGCGGTATCGGATCGACGGCAGACTCATGACGATTTCATCCCTTCCCTACCGACTTCGGCCTGCAATCATTTCACGGATAAAGATTATGGCTGATCTGGACATATCGGAGCGACGGCTTCCGCAGGATGGACGGATAAAAATTAAAATCGGCATTAATACGGTCGATATACGTGTCAGTACAATACCGACTATTTACGGCGAAAAAGTGGTGATGCGTATTCTCGATGCATCCAATCTTGTGCTCGATATGGAAAAACTTGGTATTCCATCAACAAGCCTTACACATATTATGGAAGCGATTCATTCTCCCTTCGGTATGTTTCTGGTTACCGGCCCTACCGGAAGTGGAAAAACGACCACGCTGTACTCCGCCCTGAGCCTGCTCAACCAACCCTATGTCAATATCATGACCGTAGAAGATCCTGTGGAATACAATATCGATGGTATCAATCAGGTAAATGTCAACAGCGATATCGGTTTAAGTTTTGCCTCGGCCCTCCGATCCTTTCTCCGTCAGGATCCGGACATTATCATGCTCGGTGAAATTCGTGATGGAGAAACCGCAGAAATAGCCATCAAGTCGGCGCTTACCGGTCACCTGGTTTTCAGTACCCTCCATACTAATAATTCGGTTGCAACAATAGCCCGGCTAATCGATATGGGTGTTGAACCCTTTCTGGTGGCCTCATCGGTGCGAATCGTTATCGCCCAGCGCCTTGTACGCAAAATTTGCCCCGATTGCAAAGAGCCGGTAGAGACAAACAATGAAGAACTTGCCCGGATCTTGCATATCGATATGGACCAAGCGAAAAAAATAACCCAGTTCAAGGGAACTGGTTGTCCTCTGTGTAACGGTACCGGTTTCAGGGGACGCTGTGGACTGTATGAAGTAATGCCGGCAACGCGGGGTCTTCAGGATTTGATTATCGATCGGGCTCCGCCAAACGTACTCAAAGATCAGGCACTTAAAGATGGTATGAAAACCCTTAAAGACTGCGCAATGGAAAAGCTCATTAAAGGCGAGACAACAGTCGAAGAAATGCTGAGCGCTATTGAAATTTAA
- a CDS encoding PilT/PilU family type 4a pilus ATPase — translation MISIQELLSQVLDLNASDLHLTAGSPPLYRVDGKLVPKGVEKLTPDQVLKLAYSIMNEQQRKLFEQNREVDFSFGVQNLCRFRANVFQQRGCTACAIRQIPFRIHSLETLGLPPILSKIAEKPNGLILITGPTGSGKSTTLAALIDKINTERNGHILTVEDPIEFVHPHKKCIVNQREVRQDTDSFTSALRVALRQDPDFVLIGEMRDLETIQAALSIAETGHLTFATLHTNSAAQTINRIVDVFPPAQKSIVRAQLSMVLEIVVCQSLLPRVGGGRIMACEILIANTAVRQLIRDDKIHQLQGIIEIGQQHGMQTMNASLANLYKRRLVTMSDVLAKSPDPEGLQKMLG, via the coding sequence ATGATATCAATACAGGAATTGCTTTCTCAGGTCCTCGATTTAAATGCCTCCGATCTTCATTTGACTGCAGGCTCCCCTCCGCTCTATCGGGTTGATGGGAAACTTGTTCCAAAAGGCGTGGAAAAATTGACTCCCGACCAGGTACTCAAGCTGGCTTACAGTATCATGAATGAACAGCAGCGGAAACTTTTCGAACAGAACCGGGAAGTCGATTTTTCCTTCGGTGTCCAGAATCTTTGCCGGTTCAGGGCCAATGTGTTTCAGCAACGTGGTTGTACCGCCTGTGCTATCCGGCAAATTCCCTTTCGTATACATTCGCTCGAGACCCTTGGCCTTCCACCAATATTAAGTAAAATTGCCGAAAAACCTAATGGCTTGATTCTCATTACCGGTCCAACAGGAAGTGGTAAGAGTACCACTCTTGCCGCGTTGATTGATAAGATCAATACCGAACGGAACGGGCACATACTGACCGTTGAGGATCCGATCGAATTTGTTCATCCACACAAAAAATGCATTGTTAATCAACGTGAAGTGCGTCAGGACACCGACTCTTTTACCAGTGCGCTCAGAGTGGCGCTTCGACAGGACCCTGATTTTGTACTCATTGGTGAAATGCGCGACCTGGAAACAATCCAGGCAGCACTGAGCATTGCCGAAACCGGTCATCTAACCTTTGCAACCCTTCATACCAATTCGGCAGCTCAAACAATTAATAGAATTGTCGATGTTTTCCCTCCCGCACAGAAATCGATTGTGCGGGCTCAGCTTTCGATGGTGCTGGAAATCGTTGTATGTCAGTCGTTGCTCCCCCGGGTCGGCGGAGGACGCATTATGGCTTGTGAAATTCTGATTGCCAATACCGCTGTACGGCAGTTAATCCGCGATGATAAAATCCATCAACTTCAGGGAATAATCGAAATCGGCCAGCAACACGGCATGCAGACAATGAACGCATCCCTGGCAAATCTCTACAAACGCCGGCTGGTCACCATGTCGGATGTGCTTGCAAAAAGCCCCGATCCTGAGGGACTGCAAAAAATGCTTGGATAA